From a single Ornithodoros turicata isolate Travis chromosome 8, ASM3712646v1, whole genome shotgun sequence genomic region:
- the LOC135366717 gene encoding putative sodium-coupled neutral amino acid transporter 11: MTSTENTYILQRRESQRSEDSASAFGTGDTKQLVTDENQSLLETSNLLQTSFNYINSIIGSGVVGIAYAMKQAGFGMGLILLVTFAAITDYSLCILVKAGISTGSATYQELVQTAFGLPGFYILTLMQFVYPFIAMISYNVIIGDTVTKVFMRIFDVTKDNILGNRHFIVVLASLLVTLPLSLHRNISKLNKASLMSLILILGILFFVLVRIGKFTDLVPHTSDAYAFANTGITKAIGIIAFAYMCHHNSFLLYAALEDPTQRRWNKVTHISLGLSCVIILLFGIGGYVSFTTFSQGDLLENYCRDDDLANVVRLLFTATIMLTYPIECFVTREVLENAFFVTRFPSTMTRHIIITICIVVMSFVLSSLTDCLGIVLELNGVLAAIPLAYILPAVTYLKLENGPLLSWAKFPALMLAVCGATVAVCGSVVAIVDIANGVTCSHGAEMPYCTKPDVAANSSGILT; this comes from the exons ATGACGAGCACAGAGAACACGTATATATTACAAAGGAGGGAGTCGCAGAGG AGTGAAGACAGCGCAAGTGCATTCGGAACTGGAGACACGAAGCAGCTTGTCACT gATGAAAACCAATCACTCTTGGAAACCAGCAATCTACTTCAGACCAGCTTCAATTACATTAACAGCATCATTGGATCAGGTGTTGTAG GCATTGCATACGCGATGAAGCAAGCAGGCTTCGGCATGGGACTTATTCTCCTTGTCACTTTTGCGGCCATCACGGATTACTCTCTCTGCATATTAGTCAAAGCCGGGATCTCGACTGGCTCTGCCACATATCAG GAACTCGTACAGACAGCATTTGGACTGCCGGGCTTCTATATTTTGACACTGATGCAGTTTGTGTATCCATTCATAG CAATGATAAGCTACAATGTGATAATAGGAGATACTGTAACAAAGGTTTTCATGAGAATTTTCGATG TGACAAAGGATAACATCCTTGGAAACCGTCATTTTATTGTTGTCCTTGCATCGTTGCTCGTAACATTACCACTTTCATTGCACAGAAACATTTCAAAGCTGAACAAA GCATCCCTGATGTCCTTAATCCTCATCCTTGGCATCCTATTCTTTGTCTTGGTTCGCATTGGAAAGTTCACTGACCTTGT ACCCCACACCAGTGATGCTTATGCATTTGCAAACACTGGAATCACCAAGGCTATTGGCATCATTGCATTTG CTTACATGTGCCACCATAATTCCTTTCTGCTGTACGCTGCGCTGGAGGATCCTACTCAGAGACGATGGAACAAAGTGACCCACATCAGTCTCGGCCTGTCGTGCGTTATCATTTTGCTGTTTGGCATCGGTGGGTACGTCTCGTTCACAACCTTCAGTCAAG GTGACCTCCTTGAAAACTACTGTCGGGACGATGACTTAGCAAATGTGGTTCGCCTTCTGTTCACTGCAACTATCATGCTCACCTACCCCATCGAATGCTTTGTTACACGCGAG GTTCTGGAGAATGCATTCTTCGTTACCAGGTTTCCCTCAACTATGACACGTCATATCATCATCACAATCTGCATCGTTGTCATGTCCTTCGTTTTATCCTCCCTCACTGACTGCCTCGGAATTGTCCTCGAGCTGAAC GGCGTGCTGGCTGCTATCCCGCTGGCCTACATCCTTCCCGCCGTGACGTACCTCAAGCTGGAAAACGGCCCCCTGCTGTCGTGGGCAAAGTTCCCAGCCTTAATGCTAGCCGTCTGTGGTGCGACCGTTGCTGTGTGTGGGTCCGTGGTTGCTATAGTAGATATTGCCAACGGGGTCACGTGCAGCCACGGTGCCGAGATGCCGTACTGCACGAAGCCCGACGTGGCTGCGAATTCCTCCGGTATACTTACTTGA